In Engraulis encrasicolus isolate BLACKSEA-1 chromosome 15, IST_EnEncr_1.0, whole genome shotgun sequence, the genomic window aaAAAATATTCGCATCTAACAATATCCAAACACTTGTAAACGGAAATGCTCGTCTTCTCAAATTTTGTAGAAATATCTGTGAGGCAGGGCGATTGTCTTACATTCAATTCAAACATTTGATTCTGAAAGGCACAAAAAGTAGACAGAATAGAAATGGTCTGGTCGCCTTCACAAAATTTGGGCCAAAGACTTTGATGAACATACAGTAATTTCAAAGTCCACAAACATAATTGTAGAAATATTATGAAAAAAGACAAGTTGTACACATTGACAACAGTATCATTAATATGACTTCATAATTTTGTATCACTTTAGGTAGACATACCATGGCATCCACACAGATCGTAAAGAAAAAGAAGGAGCTCACTACTGCCGCCAAGATAAGAAAAGACACCGAGCTGATCTTGGCACCCCATGCCAACTGGGACAAGTATTTGACTCCAGCTCCCATGTCAGTTGCAGTGCTAGGAGAGTTAGTGTTCATATCTGCAAAAGATGATTTCTCCATCAACAAAAACCCACCCAAAGACGGCTACAAGTACATGAAGTATCCCGATTCATTCAAAGCTTCTCTCATGCAAGTGTGCAACAGTGGCTGGCATGCTTTTAACGATGCACACAACAGCATGGACCAGATTCGACTGCACACCGCCAACGTGCCAACCTATGTTAGGCAAGCGGTTGAGATCATTCTCATGGATGATGATAAGCTGATGACCATTATGTTGCCAAATGTACTGGGCACTTTGGAGCAAACAACTAGCGCGTGTTTGTCTCTGTCCGAGTCTACCACTAAGAACTTCAAGTTCGTTGTTAGCTTAGTCCATGAGCTGCTTGAAGCGAGCACAAACGCGCATCAAGCTTACAACGTAGACCTCAAGAAAGTAAACCAAACCATACAGGAATACACGCTCAGACAGAAAGCAAAGGAGGAGGCGAGCAAACGATCCGAACAAGAATTGAAAGAGTTCAAGGAGAAGTGggagaaagcggagaagttgtacgacgagatgatgaagaagatgccAAGTGGATGGGACATGATCGGGATGAACCTGGCAGAGGGAATGGCTGAGAGTCTCAATACTCTAGTGTCAGGGTTAACCAATATTGTGACCTTAAACTTTGGCAAAATGTTTGGGGATGGAGGATCTAGCCCTTCAGGCAAGCCAGATAAACCAGGCAACTCTCAAGGACCTTCGAAGGTAGACCAATACTTTGACGCGAAGGACATCTACAGTAGAAGCACCACAATCGTTTCTATAATTGAGCAACTGAAGGTTTGTTTCAAAGACGGCAAAATAGATTTTGCCCAATTGTATGACCAGAAGGAAGCCAAAGCAAAGACTGATTGGAATAAACAGTTCCTGATCAAAGAGAAAGCTGAAGTTGCTCAAGGAAAAGAATGTCCACCGAAGAAAGAAGCGTTAGCACTTTACGACGAAGGCATATCAATCTGCAATAAACTGGAAGAGATTGCACCCAAAGAACAGTGTGAGCCTGAAGTCGAGCAAAAGATCGCCAAAGATATTGATGACCTGCTTGTGAAGGTGAAAACTTTTGATTCAACAGGCAGACAACTCAGCGGCTCAAATCCGATGTCTGCAACACCTCCTCAGCTAAGCAAAGGGAAGAAGAGAGCTTCAGAGTACGCTGTGGAAAATGCAAAAGTCATGATAGAAGAGGCCAGAAAAAAATTGGACAGTGCTAGGGATGTCTACACCAAATCCATTGACAGACTGGAGAAGAACAAGCAGGAAATGACCGATATTCTTACTACTTTAGCCAGTGCTGATATCCAGAAGATTGACTTCAAGACCACCTTGGAGTTCCTAGGCCTCGGCCTTAAGGCACTGGCAAACGTGAAGGAGCAATGGGAGAAGATGGTGCAGTTCTTTCAGGTCGTGACAAACATCATCAAAGCCGCCTTGAACAGTGCCACAGTGTCGTTCAAGAAGCAAGTGGAGTCAGCTGCAGAGCTCCACCAAGCAGGCCTTACAAGCTACAACAGTGTCAAGTTTGTCAAAGACGGCGTGTACACCCAAGCTTTCCAAGTCAGCACTTTGTCCAATTTGGTCCACTTGATCTCTACAACATACGTCGAGGTCTCAGACAAGCACATCATGGACAGGATCAGTAGTCTGGGAAGGCTGATGAACCTGGACGTCAGCTCGCCTGAGTTTCAACGTGAGCGCATGACCTTGCAAAGTGGATGCAAGCAGGCCCAGGCCGCTATAGAGCAGCTGGTCAAGAAGAACAAGATGGAATTCCAATCGCAGGTTGCAAGTCGACTGAGTGAAATCACCGAGTTGGAAGCATTGCTACCCCCTGCTACCCAAGAGCAAGAGAAGAAGGTTCAAATGATCGTCAATTCTCCTTCAGCTGAAGATATGGATCAGTTTTACTAAGATGTCCTTTCCTTTGGCAGCAAAGGTCAAAGTGTCACAGTTCACCGCTGAGAAATGAATTGTTTGAAGATTAGCTAAACTTAGATCAGTCGTACATTTCAGTGAGAATGTCAGCTTTCAATGTTTTAATCTTAATGTTAGTTCCAGTTCTGTTATTTACTTAAAGTTCAGGCTACACAAGATTCTATTCAAATTGTCACAAAATTGTacaaatgaacgaatgaatcAGCCTTCAGCTCCCTGCTGTACCACCAGTCAGAACACTTGTGGAAGTGTTCGCCTTCATTTTCAAGAGAAGTAATCCAGTTAAATGCAGTTGAAGACAAATTTAGAACTTTTATGATTTTCAAATTATCTATTTTTGATTTTCAATTTTAGCATATCCTTCTCATTGATTTTCTTTAATCTATTTTGAGTTTTTGTCTTCACTGCATTCATCACAGCCTGATaactcatgagagagagaggctactgTACTTCATTGTATTTTGATGATGAAAATAAATGTGCCATTATAAAATATGTTCTGTTTCTCTGCATGTTTAATGTGTACCATTATTTTGTCAGCTATAGGGaggcaaattatcgattaattcattaatcattagttgatagccttatcgatcgacttacgattacagtaattgataagcagcgtattccccctgaaatctcaatgtttctctaaAATAACctactaaataataaaaaaaaattagaTATTGAGATTAAATACCACATTTaagttctatttcaattctttaatccaaaggtgatttaaatattcccgctattcacacccctcctcacacacactcttcacatagcctatccatttcacctgggtctgttgtcagttgaattgtcgattaattgcgattaatgttttttaatcgattaaggcattaaggcaggggtcaggaacctttttggtggagagagccataaacgccaaatgtTTTAAAtgaaattttcatgagagccatatcATTTTtttgaatacaatcaaaagcatgtatttcaattaagagTGCACTGTCAAGTTGTTGCTTTTATTGAttacaggtaagtatagggttgccaactgtcatcttcattatggcgagggtctgggagaattttgtatttcttagatgtaatttcctgcattttaacactttttaacctcccttgtcccgtttcaactcaatatggaacccgtacttttatttataaatacagagtggttccatatttcaagggatggttggcaaccctagataagtgagagccatatacagttcccaaaagagccacatgtggctctagagagccataggttcctgacccctgcattAAGGCATCGATTAATCGTTTACATCCCTAGTCAGCTATGATAGACACACACATCAAAGGCTTGAGACACACTTATCCAGTCAAAGAAGGCTGTATTGTCAATTTATTTCTGTGGGATGCACTTGATCAAAATTGAATACCTTAACCAAATGGCATAACATAGTAAACTATATAAGAACACTACGTAGATAGATACTACATAGATTTGTTGACAAATCCTTTGTGCTTGAACAAATGGCTTTAGTCAGATAGCCGCCATGTTCAATTGGTATGATGCTGCCAAAAACCGGTGACATGGCAAAACACACATTATCCTCTTCatcagtgtttcttaaccttttttcctttacgcacacccttacctgtgcccaagacaagccgcgcacccccaacctaaacttctacacgtgtatatgcactaataatgatttaagtgattcattacaatgattcttgcttgagacattaatcaatacctgaaTACCTTTACATGGGGATCAAGAgctgttttaatttggttttgatttggcctaatagCCTActgtttgctagcagaattttggtcacaagttcaacctcaacacaaacacaaaacactccctgaaatctctggcgcactgcCAGGGGGAACCCGCACCCCAGGTCAAGAACCATTGCTCTAGATGGCTGTGAGGAATCTACGAAAAACATAGGTAATCAGACCAGTAgttcatttctggaaagcgtagttgtttgctactttgttggttgcaatgcattttcccattggcaactaccgaaattgctaactgctaacaactacgctttccagaaatgcaccccagggttgGACTATGCATAAAAAGGATGAAAACTTTTTCACGCTAGTAATCTACTGTACACAGACAAAAGCATTGTAGGCTACAGTTATACCGGGAACCCAGGTTCGATAttgacctgaggtcatttccaaGTCCTTTcctatggctgaatctcaaatggtgcacttgtgcactttaggttatcatgtttcagtgcgcatgccttATTAGTtaagcactgaaacatagtgcccgaagtgcacaagtgcgccatttgagatccagcctatGTCTCCCTCCCACTAAAGTCATTGTCACCGTATTTTACTATCCTAGCTCAGTAAAAGCAAAACCCCAAAgattaatattcattaaaaaagattcagagaggaaaagaagaacagATGGTCAGGA contains:
- the LOC134464638 gene encoding uncharacterized protein LOC134464638; the protein is MASTQIVKKKKELTTAAKIRKDTELILAPHANWDKYLTPAPMSVAVLGELVFISAKDDFSINKNPPKDGYKYMKYPDSFKASLMQVCNSGWHAFNDAHNSMDQIRLHTANVPTYVRQAVEIILMDDDKLMTIMLPNVLGTLEQTTSACLSLSESTTKNFKFVVSLVHELLEASTNAHQAYNVDLKKVNQTIQEYTLRQKAKEEASKRSEQELKEFKEKWEKAEKLYDEMMKKMPSGWDMIGMNLAEGMAESLNTLVSGLTNIVTLNFGKMFGDGGSSPSGKPDKPGNSQGPSKVDQYFDAKDIYSRSTTIVSIIEQLKVCFKDGKIDFAQLYDQKEAKAKTDWNKQFLIKEKAEVAQGKECPPKKEALALYDEGISICNKLEEIAPKEQCEPEVEQKIAKDIDDLLVKVKTFDSTGRQLSGSNPMSATPPQLSKGKKRASEYAVENAKVMIEEARKKLDSARDVYTKSIDRLEKNKQEMTDILTTLASADIQKIDFKTTLEFLGLGLKALANVKEQWEKMVQFFQVVTNIIKAALNSATVSFKKQVESAAELHQAGLTSYNSVKFVKDGVYTQAFQVSTLSNLVHLISTTYVEVSDKHIMDRISSLGRLMNLDVSSPEFQRERMTLQSGCKQAQAAIEQLVKKNKMEFQSQVASRLSEITELEALLPPATQEQEKKVQMIVNSPSAEDMDQFY